The following proteins come from a genomic window of Daphnia carinata strain CSIRO-1 chromosome 8, CSIRO_AGI_Dcar_HiC_V3, whole genome shotgun sequence:
- the LOC130700414 gene encoding UDP-glycosyltransferase UGT5-like: protein MKLKLAPGVLWLIAGLAIEVASAANILFLSPFTSYSHTHVFFYSIKALASRGHTITHWNGLFPREDLANVTHLHSASLHKMNSRHEIGFNSNNPIALMLTLPDRLSTICKAVYREPVFHQLIASQEHFDLIVIETFMNDCMLPLVQHFQAPFIYLSALPPLPWMLDYTCSPLSFQQFPALCTTFTEEMNFPQRVVNVFLNLMVIYYRDWFILPRVDQIAAEAWINSTVALSPVKEIERNMSLLITNSHPVINYQYFKSGLIIEVGGLHLVPPKELPQEVESFVNGSGDAGFIVLSFGSILRGASMPEATRKIFLAAFSRLPFRVLWKWEDELGMKDLPANVKLSTWLPPLQDLLAHPKMRLLMTHGGLYSNQETVWSGVPLIGFPVFGDQVNYVVKAERDGYAICLDWKTLTEDILYNAIQEIVTNPKYKKNAMKLSYLMRDQIELGRPLERAVHAIEYVIRHRGAAHLRPAACHLSPIQRESMDVTFIYTAFFVALIYLIICLSRFTLRKVSSVVKVDSLKKSQ from the exons ATGAAGTTGAAATTGGCTCCGGGTGTCCTTTGGTTAATTGCCGGGTTGGCCATAGAAGTGGCTTCAGCTGCGAATATTCTATTCTTATCGCCGTTCACGTCGTACAGCCATACGCACGTCTTCTTCTACAGCATAAAAGCTTTGGCCAGCCGCGGGCACACCATTACTCATTGGAATGGTTTATTTCCGAGAGAAGATCTAGCCAACGTAACGCACTTGCATTCGGCCTCGCTTCACAAAATGAACAGCCGCCATGAAATCGGTTTCAACAGCAACAATCCCATCGCACTTATGCTGACATTACCCGATCGACTATCAACCATATGCAAAGCGGTTTACAGAGAGCCCGTCTTCCATCAGTTGATTGCCAGCCAAGAGCATTTCGATCTGATCGTTATAGAAACATTCATGAACGACTGCATGTTGCCGTTggttcaacattttcaagcgCCCTTTATCTACCTGAGCGCCCTCCCTCCGCTACCTTGGATGTTGGACTACACCTGTTCCCCCTTGTCGTTTCAACAGTTCCCCGCCCTTTGTACGACTTTCACCGAAGAAATGAACTTCCCTCAACGGGTGGTCAATGTTTTTCTCAACCTGATGGTCATCTACTACAGAGATTGGTTCATCCTACCCAGAGTGGATCAAATTGCGGCAGAAGCTTGGATTAATTCGACTGTTGCCCTTTCACCTGTCAAGGAAATCGAAAGGAACATGAGCCTCTTAATTACCAACAGTCATCCAGTTATCAATTATCAGTACTTCAAATCAGGATTGATCATTGAAGTTGGAGGTCTTCATTTAGTTCCACCCAAAGAATTGCCACAG GAAGTCGAGTCTTTCGTCAATGGGTCAGGCGATGCAGGATTTATTGTCCTTAGTTTCGGCTCTATTCTTCGAGGAGCGAGCATGCCGGAGGCGACACGTAAAATTTTCTTGGCCGCTTTCAGTCGCCTGCCGTTCCGTGTCCTGTGGAAGTGGGAAGATGAGTTGGGTATGAAAGATCTACCTGCCAATGTGAAACTTTCCACCTGGCTTCCACCGCTACAAGACCTACTGGCACACCCTAAAATGCGCTTGCTAATGACACACGGTGGGCTGTACAGCAATCAAGAGACAGTGTGGAGTGGTGTGCCTTTGATCGGCTTTCCGGTATTCGGAGACCAGGTGAACTATGTCGTCAAAGCTGAAAGAGACGGATACGCTATCTGTTTGGATTGGAAGACATTGACCGAAGACATCCTGTACAATGCTATTCAAGAAATCGTGACCAATCCAAA GTATAAGAAAAATGCCATGAAATTGTCCTATTTGATGCGCGATCAAATTGAACTGGGTCGACCCCTTGAGCGTGCAGTACACGCAATAGAGTACGTCATCCGTCATCGAGGGGCTGCCCATCTACGGCCAGCTGCTTGTCACCTGTCTCCTATCCAGCGGGAATCGATGGATGTTACGTTCATTTACACGGCATTTTTCGTGGCTTTAATATACCTCATTATTTGTCTTTCCCGTTTCACGTTGCGGAAAGTTTCATCCGTCGTCAAAGTGGACAGCCTGAAGAAAAGCCAGTAA